In Porphyrobacter sp. LM 6, one DNA window encodes the following:
- a CDS encoding NupC/NupG family nucleoside CNT transporter, with amino-acid sequence MNQGITSILLSLGGVFAILGIAFALSSARRKINLRVVGSAFALQAITALVVLRTEAGVAVIGGLSRGVIALLDFSKVGITSVFGPMENNPFANTFVIGALPVIVFFAAIVSILYHLGIMQRLVRWVGGAIGWITGISKVEALGAAANIFVGQSESPLVVRPYLAALSPSGLFTLMAVGMAGVAGTILAAYASFIGEEAVPFLLAAAFMSAPGGILMAKIMMPDDGVAALGADIGAAAVAKARGKSNTLTEATRVVMYDENGQEVELPQARISAVGPASIVEPGQKADEVTSAETFEEGQRPANIIEAAAQGTQTGVKLAVAVGAMVMVFVALVALANGMLAGIGGGIVNLAAQTGSPLSPDVAAWLSTISFQKLLGYIFAPVMFLIGISDWDQAQIAGGLFGTKIVLNEFVAFIDLGAMQAGELTARSRAIITFALCGFANFSSIAIQMAVTGGLAPNQRPVIAKLGLKALAAGSLANLMSAALASLFLPY; translated from the coding sequence GTGAACCAAGGTATCACGTCCATCCTGCTGAGCCTCGGCGGGGTCTTCGCCATTCTCGGCATCGCCTTCGCGCTTTCCTCCGCAAGGCGGAAGATCAACCTCAGGGTGGTGGGTTCCGCCTTTGCCTTGCAGGCGATCACTGCGCTGGTTGTGCTGCGCACCGAAGCGGGCGTTGCCGTTATTGGCGGTCTGTCACGCGGGGTCATTGCGCTGCTCGATTTCTCGAAGGTAGGCATCACCTCGGTGTTCGGGCCGATGGAGAACAATCCCTTCGCCAACACCTTCGTGATCGGCGCGCTGCCGGTGATCGTGTTCTTTGCCGCGATTGTCTCGATCCTCTATCACCTCGGCATCATGCAGCGGCTGGTGCGCTGGGTGGGCGGGGCGATCGGCTGGATCACCGGGATCAGCAAGGTCGAGGCGCTGGGCGCGGCGGCCAATATCTTCGTCGGCCAGTCGGAAAGCCCGCTGGTGGTGCGCCCCTATCTCGCAGCGCTCAGCCCCTCGGGCCTGTTCACGCTGATGGCGGTGGGCATGGCGGGCGTGGCGGGGACGATCCTTGCCGCCTATGCCAGCTTCATCGGCGAAGAGGCGGTGCCGTTCCTGCTCGCCGCGGCCTTCATGTCGGCGCCGGGCGGGATCCTGATGGCCAAGATCATGATGCCCGATGATGGTGTGGCGGCTTTAGGCGCTGATATCGGTGCTGCGGCGGTGGCCAAGGCGCGTGGCAAGAGCAACACCCTGACCGAAGCGACCCGGGTGGTGATGTATGACGAGAACGGGCAGGAGGTCGAACTCCCCCAGGCGCGCATCAGCGCGGTCGGCCCGGCGTCGATTGTCGAACCCGGCCAGAAGGCTGACGAGGTGACTTCGGCCGAAACCTTCGAGGAAGGCCAGCGCCCCGCCAACATCATCGAAGCCGCAGCCCAGGGCACGCAGACCGGCGTGAAGCTCGCCGTCGCAGTGGGCGCGATGGTGATGGTGTTCGTCGCGCTGGTGGCGCTCGCCAACGGGATGCTTGCCGGCATCGGCGGTGGGATCGTGAACCTTGCCGCGCAGACCGGCAGCCCGCTGTCGCCTGATGTCGCCGCGTGGCTTTCCACCATCAGCTTCCAGAAGCTGCTCGGCTATATCTTCGCGCCGGTGATGTTCCTGATCGGCATTTCCGACTGGGATCAGGCGCAGATCGCGGGTGGGCTGTTTGGCACCAAGATCGTGCTCAACGAATTCGTCGCCTTCATCGATCTGGGCGCGATGCAGGCGGGCGAATTGACCGCGCGCAGCCGCGCGATCATCACGTTCGCGCTGTGCGGCTTTGCCAACTTCTCCTCGATCGCGATCCAGATGGCGGTGACCGGCGGGCTGGCCCCCAACCAGCGCCCGGTGATCGCCAAGCTGGGGCTGAAGGCGCTCGCGGCAGGCAGCCTTGCGAACCTGATGAGCGCGGCGCTGGCGAGCCTGTTCCTGCCCTACTGA
- a CDS encoding queuosine precursor transporter — MTDTAAPAAPAVSTISMPLGMFVFTLLYGGMTVLAGVLAFKQVQLWPTSLAVESGIFPFLMLVVISSTLSQLYGRDAAKRIVWWGFFPLGLSALLMQLVLGLPASSEMLAFRPDDLAAFERVHQSTWRVWMAGPASYITSLLLNIWIFDRLRGQGEEGAIGLMVRGAIASALSQAVDSVIFITLAFYGEFDITDLMIGQVLAKVFLSVVLVPFLITFGVKAALWLDAKKA, encoded by the coding sequence ATGACCGATACCGCCGCGCCTGCCGCACCCGCCGTCTCCACTATCTCCATGCCGCTGGGCATGTTCGTCTTCACGCTGCTCTATGGCGGGATGACAGTGCTCGCGGGCGTACTTGCGTTCAAGCAGGTGCAGCTGTGGCCGACGAGCCTTGCAGTCGAAAGCGGGATATTCCCGTTCTTGATGCTGGTGGTGATCTCCAGCACGCTCTCGCAGCTTTACGGGCGCGATGCGGCCAAGCGGATCGTGTGGTGGGGGTTCTTCCCGCTCGGCCTCTCGGCGCTGCTGATGCAGCTGGTGCTGGGCCTACCCGCCTCGTCGGAAATGCTCGCCTTCCGCCCCGATGATCTCGCCGCCTTTGAGCGGGTGCACCAGTCGACCTGGCGGGTGTGGATGGCAGGCCCCGCATCCTACATCACCTCGCTGCTGCTCAACATCTGGATCTTCGACCGCCTGCGCGGGCAGGGCGAGGAAGGCGCGATCGGCCTGATGGTGCGCGGCGCGATTGCCTCGGCGCTGAGCCAAGCGGTGGATTCGGTGATCTTCATCACCCTCGCCTTCTACGGCGAGTTCGACATCACCGACCTGATGATCGGCCAGGTGCTCGCCAAGGTGTTCCTGAGCGTGGTGCTGGTGCCGTTCCTGATCACCTTCGGGGTAAAGGCAGCGCTGTGGCTGGACGCAAAGAAGGCGTAA
- a CDS encoding isopenicillin N synthase family dioxygenase, translating into MTDIASVSLAQPLETIADELGRSFAEYGFAVVRDHGIPQDLIDRAEAASRAFFALPDDVKRAYKIEGGGGARGYTPFGTEKAKDANIFDLKEFWHVGRDLPAGHPLAEYMAPNVWPSEVEGFRETLSALYSAFEVAGGRVLEAIALHLGRPRDFFADSVENGNSVMRLLHYPPLAEGAPEGAIRAAAHEDINTITLLLGAEEAGLELLTKTGEWLPIPAAEGALVINVGDMLQRQTNGRLRSTTHRVVNPRGDAARRARYSMPFFLHFRPDFLIEPLPECVSADDATPPEPAITAHDYLMQRLREINLA; encoded by the coding sequence ATGACTGACATCGCTTCCGTTTCGCTCGCCCAGCCGCTCGAGACCATCGCCGACGAACTGGGCCGCAGCTTTGCCGAATATGGTTTCGCCGTGGTGCGCGATCACGGCATTCCGCAGGATCTGATCGACCGCGCCGAGGCCGCCTCTAGGGCGTTTTTTGCGCTGCCTGATGATGTGAAGCGCGCCTACAAGATCGAAGGCGGCGGCGGGGCGCGGGGCTACACGCCGTTCGGCACCGAGAAAGCCAAGGACGCCAACATCTTCGATCTGAAGGAGTTCTGGCACGTCGGCCGCGATCTGCCCGCTGGTCACCCGCTGGCCGAATACATGGCCCCCAATGTCTGGCCGTCCGAGGTCGAAGGTTTCCGCGAAACGCTCAGCGCACTCTACTCCGCCTTCGAGGTTGCCGGGGGCCGGGTGCTCGAAGCGATCGCGCTGCATCTGGGCCGCCCGCGCGATTTCTTTGCCGACAGCGTCGAGAACGGCAATTCTGTGATGCGCCTGCTGCATTACCCGCCGCTCGCCGAAGGCGCGCCCGAAGGTGCGATCCGCGCCGCCGCGCACGAGGACATCAACACCATCACGCTGCTGCTGGGGGCCGAGGAAGCCGGGCTCGAACTGCTCACCAAGACGGGCGAATGGCTGCCGATCCCGGCGGCTGAGGGCGCGTTGGTGATCAATGTCGGCGACATGCTCCAGCGCCAGACCAACGGGCGGCTGCGTTCGACCACGCACCGGGTGGTGAACCCGCGCGGGGATGCGGCACGACGGGCGCGCTATTCGATGCCGTTCTTCCTGCATTTCCGGCCCGATTTCCTGATCGAGCCGCTGCCCGAATGCGTCAGCGCCGACGATGCGACCCCGCCCGAACCGGCGATCACCGCGCATGATTATCTCATGCAGCGCCTGCGCGAGATCAACCTCGCCTGA